A region of the Gadus morhua chromosome 1, gadMor3.0, whole genome shotgun sequence genome:
CGTTCGACATAGACTTAGATTACAGAAAGAATGGAAAGGGGACAGACAGgatgacagacagatagacagacagaatgatAAGATAGAGTGACAGAGTGGATCACAGACAGGCAGAAGCCTACCTTTAGCAGGGTGGTCTTGGTGGGGTTGAGTCTGGAGTTACATTCCACCTGGGAACACAGAACATGTTGTCACGGTAACACACTGACCGGTCCATTTTTGTCATGGTAACACTGACTGTTCTCATATTGCAACGGTAACACCCCGACTGTTCTGTTGTTGTCACGGTAACACCCCGTCTTTGCCGTTGCTTTCATGGTGACACCCTGACGTTTCTCTTGTTGTAAGGGTAACACCCTGACTGTTCCcatgttgtcatggtaacaccATGACTGTTCTCCTGTTGTCACAGTATCAACCTGACTGTTCTGTTGTGGCATGGCAACACCCTGACTCTTCTCATGTTCTCACGGTAACACCTTGACGGTTCTGTTGTCGCGGTAACATCCTGACGGTTACGTTGTTGGCCCATGAAAGAAATAAACATGTAAAATCAagattctgtttttttttttccattttggaTCTCCTCCGGTGGTTCCGGCTCCCTTCTGTTGAACCCCACTGCTTGAAGCACTCATTGGAAGTCGCTCGGGACAGAAGCAGCTGCAGAATAAATGGAATGTAAACCTGACTCTGCTGTCATGACTCACCACGACATCCACGGCAGGCGAAGTGTCCCCCACCACCAGGAGAGCAGGGcagctgcaacacacacacaggttagagacggagagacagagacagagacagagacagaaagagaaaatacCTGAGGGTGGTGACTGTGTGTTCGTTCAGGCCAGGGATCGGACGTTCAATCGGCAGCTCAAGAcgactacacacgcacacacacacacacacacacacacagacacacacacacaattaagtaTTCTCCTGGGGGATGTGGCAGTACTAGTATTGGTACTAGTAGTACCAGTGTTGGTACTAGTGGTACTAGTAGTGCTTCTACCTGTCGTAGCTGGTGTAGAACAGGCCCAGGTTCTCCTGGGGGATGTCCTGGGAGATGTGCAGGCGGAACGTCTGGATGATCTCCAGGTTGTCAGATATCTCGTCCTGCAGGAGGGGAGACATGCTGTATGTCCATCTCTACCCGTCTGCATGTTCCTCAATACCTTTCTTTCTACCTGTCGGCATGTCCGTCTGTAAGACACTCTACCCGtctctctgcccgtctgtctgtgtacccCTTCCTGTCCTTCGCTCTTCCtggttgtctgtctctctgcctgtctgtctgtctacccctttctgtctctactggtctttccttcttcctgtctgtctgtctgtctctctacctgtctgtctgtctctctaccagtGTGTCTCTACCAGTGTGTCTCTACCAGTGTGTCTCTACCAGTGTGTACTTACCGGACTGAAGTGGTGACTCATGATATTGTCCACCAGGGTACTGGTCCAGCCGCTGAACTGACAACACAATAACAATATCGACGATGTATATCACAATACACAGGGTGTATATCACAACATACATGATGTATATCACAACATACATGATGTATATCACAACATACTGCACACGATGTGAATCACAATACACAGGGTGTTTATCACAACATACATGATGTATATCACAACATATATGATGTATATCACAACATACATGATGGATATCACAACATACTGTACACGATGTGTATCACAATACACATGATGTATATCACAACATACTGTACACGATGTGTATCACAATACACATGATGTATATCACAACATACATGATGGATATCACAACATACATGATGGATATCACAACATACTGTACACGATGTGTATCACAATATACATGATGTGTATCACAatatacactgtgtgtgtgcatgcctgtgtgtgtctgcgtgcgtgtgcgttacCTTGGCTGCGGCCCAGTCCACCCAGCCCTTGGCGCAGGGGTCGACGTTGATCAGAACCAGAGCCTCCACCAAGGCCGGCTCGGTCAGCTGCACACATCAGAACCATCGAGTCATCAAATGGAAAACTCAACTCCTCAACATCTAGTTAGTCTACGGGACAGGTCGCCATCATCTGGAGGTCCTGATCTAAACATCTAGTTAGTCTACGGGACAGGTCGCCATCATCTGGAGGTCCTGATCTCAACATCTAGTTAGTCTACGGGACAGGTCGCCATCATCTGGAGGTCCTGATCTAAACATCTAGTTAGTCTACGGGACAGGTCTCCATCATCTGGAGGTCCTGATCTCAACATCTAGTTAGTCTACGGGACAGGTCGCCATCATCTGGAGGTCCTGTTCTAAACATCAGGTGCGGGCAGGTTGGGGTAGGGTTTATGTTGAACTTACAGCCAGCTTTGTGAGGATGTAAGCTCCAGCTCCGACTCCAATACCGATGACGCTCTTTACCCTAAACACAGAACACCAAGCCCTCCATTATCCAGTCATCCATCTCTCATCCATTATCTACTGATCTACCTATTCATTATCGAATGATCCAAGAGCTATTCATTCATTATCGAATGATCCAagatccattcattcattatctaATGATCAAGAGCTATTCATTCATTACCTAATGATCAAGACCGAATCATTCATTATCAAATGATCCAAGATCTATTCATTATCTACTGATCTATTCATTATCTACTGATCTATTTATTATCTACTGCTCTATTCATTATCTACTGATCTATTTCATCATCTATTGATCTATTTCATTATCGTGTGTCTTCCTTACTGTAGCTGAGTGAGGACACAAGGCAGCATTTCTGCCAACTCATCCATGGTGGGGTACTTGTAcctacacagagacagagacacacacataatagtatgcatatatatatatatatatatatatatatatatttaagcaatagatcacgccaggctgtggtatgtgctcattataccactgttaaggggcgttgtccggccccgacgcgcagcggagggccggcgacccccttcacagtggtataatgagcacatgccactgactgccgtgatctattgcttttatacaacggttactgttatggcgaaacgaaagtcatagacacactacatttaaaaagaaaccaagaaagtcaaagtagccgttttataaAAGAccaccaaaaagtagtccctcctggctgccttcaaaatgcacgacggtcgctttgcaacacactttagcgtccctccgagagaacggttgtaacggtttccacttcaaggcgcagagtgatactttcacaaaatgatcgggcgtcatagcagttatgtatacgctcattatacaacggttaggaaccaatcagatcgctggatttaggccccccgttgtataaatatatatatatatatatatatatatatatatatatatagagttgtgtatgtaggtgtgcATGTTGATGTCCCATCATTCCAAGTTTATAgtgttttggtagaatcggcgcGTACATGTGGtatttgtgctccaaaacgaacgtttcatATCCCCGAGACTGTCGGAGACCCTCTTCATGGCTTACGTGCGGagccaatattttttaactaaccGTCGACGCCATGAACCTATTGGTCGACGCAATGGAGACGGCAAGGGCGGTGATTGGTCCTCAAAATCATTTCCTgaatcacttctccggtttgactttgcaccttaattactttgtacattgttcaAGTTTTAAATTCCACATCGCCAAACAAGCCTTTACCttcgccatattaacgctataTAAGCCACATTTACGAAGTGcatgtaccgtgacggttcggtacaaatacgtgtaccgttacaccgtgagtgagtgagtgagtgagtgagtgagtgagtgagtgagtgagtgagtgagtgagtgagtgagtgcgtgttaccctgaagggaaggggggggcgtTGTCCTGCTGTCCCGGGGCGTCCACATGCAGGACAGAGAAATGTTGGGTCACCTCCTGCATGTCCTCGTAGTTAAACAGACTGTTGAAACAAGacttatctacacacacacacacacaattagaccAGTTATTATTGTGTGCGTACAGTATGAGATacaaattgtgtgtgcgtgtgtgtgtgtgtgtgtgtgtgcgcgtgtgctcaCGGTTCAGCCCGATGTCATGGTAGGTGAGGATGGTGGGACGGTTGCCCTTGGTAACCCCTCTCATGGTGACATGCAGCACTCCATGGGGGGTCTCCACATCATGCTCCTGACCAATCAGAAACCACCAGACACCATGGTAACCAATCAGCCCAACCAATCCATACCTCCTTAGCTGAAGTCTAACAACTAAAGGCTAATAGCTAAAGACGAATAGCCGGTTGTAGCTACcaaaactgcccccccccccccaaacccagagACAACAGATCCAGACCATAACTCATCCTGCTAGCGGGGAACAGGATGCATTATGGTACAGGAATTATGTTATGTTTCAATATAGGGCAGAAATGCCTCTTCTGAGAAACATATTAAAGCATTCTGCAACACAAACTCAGTTTCCTCACAAAAAAGGATTACTCATTTGACGATCAACGTCATTTTTCCGAATTGGAATTTAGACGAATGTAGGACACAATCCTGGAAGTAGAGGGGATAACTTTACGTGTTCCTGGATCTAAAAAGGCTAACTTTACGTTCTCCTGGATGTAAACGTGCTAACTCTACGTGTTCCTGGACCCTATCCTAGCAGGAACGGACCTCAAACACCTaccggagagggagggactagATCAGAGAGAGCAGGGATTGGCTGAGTGCCATAAGTAGAACAGCCAATCATCTTCTGGCTGACCTCCTGACAAAGAGTATCCCTCCCCCTACATCctgtctctcacaaacacacacagacaaacacacacaaaactgacCTGACAGTCGAAGTCCTGCAGGTTGGTTCCACTctgtagagacagagataaagagagagattcAAAACATCCTGAATAACCTCAGTGATAACAAGAAGAACATCTAATTGACCTCTTACGGGGAGTGATGTTGTGGACCTTAGAGGGTCTTGGGGGGCCTTTGACCCTCAGTCACATGGTTATTTACCTGTCCTGTTAGCAGTGGTTTGATCTCAGTCAGCTGAACATCATGTAGCTCCTCCATCACTGGTCCACTCGGCTGTCAATCAAGCTGTTGGGCGGGGCCAGGCAGACAACATTAGACAACAACTGAGCCCTAATGAGAGGGTTAGGTAACTCGAGCCCTAATGACAGGGTTAGGTAACATCCCCTAATGACAGGGTTAGGTAACGCCTCCTAATGACAGGGTGAGGTAACAAGAGCCCTAATCACAGAGTTAGGTAACTCCCCCTAATGAGAGGGTTAGGTAACGCCCCCTAATGACAGGGTTAGGTAGTGTTCGTTTTCAGTGCCCATCCTGCTTCTGCTCACAGCATTTCTACCCTGCTGTTGCTAAGTAACCAATGTTTCCGAAGAAGCTGTTGGCATCACAtctctcagtcacacacacacacacacacacacacacacacacacacacacacacacacacacacacacacacacacacacacacacacacacacacaccttctgccacttcctcctccaccaacacacatCAGAGCTTCATTCTACTAGAGGGTCAATCTGACTGAAGATCTGGTGGACCTTAATATCCCTGGCCTCGCAGAACTCAGCATCTCTGGATCCGACATGATCACCACATGCTGAGCATGATGCATACATGATCACCATCAGGCTGAACATGATACATACATGATGCATGTAATGCATGCTACATACATGATACATACATGCCCACCATAAGGCAGAACATGATATACACATGATGACGATCATGCTGAACATACATGATTCATACATGATGGATGTAATACATGATACATACATGATCACTATTAGGCTGAGCCTGAGACATACACGTTGTAGATAAGACATGATACATACATGATGTATGCAATAGATGATACATACATGATACATGACCACCATAAGGCTGAACATGATAATCAGCATCATGTTTCCCTCGCATCCTCCTTCACCACTACCTGGTGCGTTCCCACCCCGCATCACTGCAACAACGTGATGTATATCGAGCACTTTGACACGTTGTTGGCATGGTTACCGGGGGTTAAACGGAGATCCCTTCAGCTGTCCTTATCATTAGCAGCTACCGTTAGCTCCTGAAGCGCTATCGAATATACGACGTTGACGTGACGCTACTCATCAATACACCATCAGCTTAATCATTAGCAGCGTCAGCCTGTACTTACCGTTCGCTCTGAGTTCAGGAAACAGGACTGGTTTATCAGAGGCTAACAGTCGGCTAGGCTAGCGAGCGGATTCTGGTCGTCTGTAATTTGGCTCCACGCTGAGGGGCGGCGCTTGTAGACGccccgggggcggggctagtACTACCTAAACAACGGACTTGTCGTTTGATTTCAGAGTTTGGCACAGCTATAGCAATCTCAGAGCCCCTCTATTTGCGCCTCGCTTGGAGCCCGTCTGTAGGAAACATCCCGTCTATCAAGCTATTGTGTGGAGGATAGATTCTCGAATAGATTTTAAAACCCTCTTATTGGTGTTCAAAACAATCAATGGATTAGCGCCTGAATACTTGTCAGACATGGTTCTGATGCTTGCTCCCCCTAGGTCACTCAGGGCATCTGGTAGGCCTACTGGCCTTTGAGTTGGGTCAGAAAGAGACGTATGGGGAGGCAGCCTTTATTATGGTCCTCTGGAACAAAAGGCCGGATGAGCTAAGGATATCACAATCTGTGAACACGTTTAAAAGGGGCCTTAAAACAAACCTATTCAGCTCACTCATTTTTATTAACTAATTATTTGTATCTTTATCTTCATTGTATTGTTAACCACCTTGTATTGCATTTTTGCACCAAACGCGCAGCTATGTGAATAAAGTTTGATTTGATTGGGTGACGTTCACATGCAGTCCAACACCTACATAACAGGGTCAGAATGCACAGGATCAGTCctgtactgtctgtgtgtgcgcagccAGACGCCTCTGGTACTAAGACCCAGGTCTGGCACAGAGACAGGACCTGGTCCGGTTGGCAGGGAGAGCAGGATGCCCCAGCGGGAACGTCTGGTCACAACCACACGCTCTCCTCCGCTCCTACGCACATGTACCGCTATGAACTGCtagccaacacacaaacacgcgtcaAAACACACGTTTATTCACGTTGCAGTAAAACAGAAACAGGAATTACTTtgtggtataaatttaaatgtcTCTAGCAGTCCCCTACTTCAAACAAAACAGATTATAGCACTATAAATTCTTCTCTTTTACGAGGAAAATAGAGATAATTTTTGTCAGAtataatgaaatataaaaaaccATCAAAATTGAAACAGGCATGGGAAATATAACAAAGATTATGTGGTTTGAATATCACCGGCCAACTAATATTGGAATTGGAATAAAAGTTCAAATAAGATATAGCTGTTTGTGCTTTCCACTTAATACTCAGTATGTTTCAGCACAGAGACAGAAGCTGGTACGGCGGCAGACACTAGAGCTTTAAACAGGAATACACCGCTCCTTCAGAAGAATAGGACTTCCTGGATTGTCATGTTTACTGCCTGGTTGAAGTCCAATCAGCTTTCAGGAGACTCCACGACCTGATGCAGTAACCCAGGCGATAGCGGTGCTTATTATggtctgttgggggggggggagttgttaAAAGATCTGGTGCAGCCTGTGTCTATTAGCGTGTCTTGGGAGGCGCTGGTGCTAGCAGGGATTAGCGTGGAGCGGAGCCAGGTGATTGGCTCAgaggggcggggaggggaggagccaggtgagAGGATCACAGGAGCAGGGAGGACAGCTGAGCTCTAGATAGCCATACGATGAGCTGTCTGACCTGCTCAGCGTCATCTTGTGTCCCTGGGCGTCAAAGTGCTGGCCGACCAGAGACCGACTCTGGGTCAAAAGTAACGCACATCGGAATTACATTCCCACGGACGCCGTCCTTCCTCCGAGTGCTGCGTGTGGCCACCGGGCGCTACGATGCTAAAACACATCGTATCAGATCAAAGCTTTATACGCCTGGGGAGTCACACAGCCGGAGCACATGGCAGGGCACCCACTAGTATTTACACTGACCATGTCAACAACATAGTTGACTGTCAACAACATGTTAACGACATGTCAACAACATGATAACGGCATGGCAAACTGCCAACAACATGTCAACATCATGTGCTAAAGGGGATGTTCACTTTACTCATGCGCGGTAATGGGGGCTGTCAGCTTATGTTAGCTCATATTAGCGTGTGTTGGCTAACGATCCAGCTCGGCATCTCCAGGAGGAGCCAGTTCCAGTGGCGTGATGCTAGCGTGATGCTAGCTTAATGCTAGCGGCTAGTGAAGGTGCAGTACTTGTCCTGTCCTGTTGGGGCACTGTCAGCTCTGGTaacactgccccctgctgggggaacagggtcaaaggtcagtggATGACAGACAGGCGCCTCACGGTACCCAGGTCACAGAGTAGCCTTCTGATTCGTTGCTTGATCTCAGAGAGGCGGGACAACGGGTCTGGAGGCTCCAGCTCTCCGGAATGGTCCAACCAGGACTCTAGAACTGGAGAGAGACATGAACCAATCATtagagtgagtaagtgagtgagagaaatgAACCCATcatcaaagtgagtgagtgagtgagtgagtgagtgagtgagtgagtgagtgagtgagtgagtgagtgagtgagtgagtgagtgagtgagtgagtgacattAAACCATTATcagagtgagtaagtgagtgagtgagagacattAAACCATTATcagagtgag
Encoded here:
- the LOC115551224 gene encoding protein NDRG3 isoform X1, coding for MEELHDVQLTEIKPLLTGQSGTNLQDFDCQEHDVETPHGVLHVTMRGVTKGNRPTILTYHDIGLNHKSCFNSLFNYEDMQEVTQHFSVLHVDAPGQQDNAPPFPSGYKYPTMDELAEMLPCVLTQLQVKSVIGIGVGAGAYILTKLALTEPALVEALVLINVDPCAKGWVDWAAAKFSGWTSTLVDNIMSHHFSPDEISDNLEIIQTFRLHISQDIPQENLGLFYTSYDSRLELPIERPIPGLNEHTVTTLSCPALLVVGDTSPAVDVVVECNSRLNPTKTTLLKMADCGGLPQVVQPGKLAEAFKYFVQGMGYMPTVSMTRLVRSRTHSASSIGSGESIRSRGTASGLTEGATTPKHMPSLPMEVSA
- the LOC115551224 gene encoding protein NDRG3 isoform X3, which gives rise to MEELHDVQLTEIKPLLTGQSGTNLQDFDCQEHDVETPHGVLHVTMRGVTKGNRPTILTYHDIGLNHKSCFNSLFNYEDMQEVTQHFSVLHVDAPGQQDNAPPFPSGYKYPTMDELAEMLPCVLTQLQVKSVIGIGVGAGAYILTKLALTEPALVEALVLINVDPCAKGWVDWAAAKFSGWTSTLVDNIMSHHFSPDEISDNLEIIQTFRLHISQDIPQENLGLFYTSYDSRLELPIERPIPGLNEHTVTTLSCPALLVVGDTSPAVDVVVECNSRLNPTKTTLLKMADCGGLPQVVQPGKLAEAFKYFVQGMGYIPHVVLSNLRTNQCPPSV
- the LOC115551224 gene encoding protein NDRG3 isoform X2, encoding MEELHDVQLTEIKPLLTGQSGTNLQDFDCQEHDVETPHGVLHVTMRGVTKGNRPTILTYHDIGLNHKSCFNSLFNYEDMQEVTQHFSVLHVDAPGQQDNAPPFPSGYKYPTMDELAEMLPCVLTQLQVKSVIGIGVGAGAYILTKLALTEPALVEALVLINVDPCAKGWVDWAAAKFSGWTSTLVDNIMSHHFSPDEISDNLEIIQTFRLHISQDIPQENLGLFYTSYDSRLELPIERPIPGLNEHTVTTLSCPALLVVGDTSPAVDVVVECNSRLNPTKTTLLKMADCGGLPQVVQPGKLAEAFKYFVQGMGYIPHVVLSNLRTNQVSGFNLAGVTPPLSSLPSLADG